gcccagggcagcacaatttcgtggggtCCCCCCTTTGGAGAGAAAACAGgaaaaaggcgtcaaatgcgaCATCgaagctattttcatattaaatgtgaattgcgTGAATtcgatagaaacttaatttagttggatgtTGAgacggggggcagagggtgtgtgggtgttgggacttggggggcagTCAGCGTGTGGGTGTTGAgacttgggggggcaggcagcattaggtgttgggatttgggggggacaggcagtgtgggtgctgggatttggggggcaggcagtgtgtgggtgttgagacttggggggcaggcagcgtgtgGGTGTTGAgacttgggggggcaggcagcattaggtgttgggatttgggggggacaggcagtgtGTGGGTGTTGGGGTTtgggggggacaggcagtgtGTGGGTGTTGGGACTTGGGGGCCAGGCAGCGCCTGTgtgctgggatttggggggcaggcagcgtgtgggtgctgggatttggggggcaggcagcatgtgggtactcgggttggggggcaggcagcattaggtgttgggacttggggggccaggcagcGCGTGTGTGCTGggacttggggggcaggcagtgtgtggctgttgggacttggggggccaggcagtattaggtgttgggatttggggggcaggcagtgtgtggctgttgggacttggggggcaggcagtgtgtggctgttgggacttggggggccAGGCAGTATTAGGTGTTGGgacttgggggggcaggcagcgtgtgggtgctgggacttgggggggcaggcagcgtgtgggtgctggagtttggggggcaggcagcgtgtgggtgctgggatttggggggcaggcagtgtgtgggtgctgggacttggggggcaggcagggatggcgcacagatgggccatagggggaccagcgggcaggggtgtctgactcATCAGACAGGCCAAAATGACTATTTCAGCCTCTcgacctgctcctggctgggcgggggcagctggcaactccccctgctcccagggacgtgtgtgtgtgtggggggggggctgtctgtggaGCTGGGTCGCGCTGCACCCacgagtggggggaggtggggactggCGGGAGGAGCCGGGGTCTCCCTGGCGGGCGGGTCGCTCTGCCCCCAGGCGCGGCGGGaaaggggtctgggctccccccgGGGGAGAGACCgcgccacccccagcctctctctgggcggggcaggagggcggaGCAGGGGGATACCCGGGCGCCTCCCTGGCCACGAGCCACCGCGCGCGCCACGGGCTAACGGAGCCGCTCGTGGACCCGCagcgaagggcagcggaggcggCTCCAGCGGGTCAGGGCCGCAGCGGCAGATTcacggcagggcgagcggggctggcgcggggcctatcgaagcacagagcccggggcagccgccccgctcgccctgccctgtaTCCGCCGCTGGGTGGAGCTGTACGTGTTCCGTGGTCAGGCTCCCTGAGGGGTTGCAGCGACTTCGCCTGTCGATAATTTGGTTTGTTGGACTGAAATATCTGAGGACCAAGAACGTTTTACAGGGAGTGGCGCCTGGGGAGCCTACGACGAGCCAGACTGTGCTGCGCCATCGGTAGCTCTAGACAGACCGAGCGAGCTGTTGGGAGGGTTTCCTCTTGTGGGGCCCTGCATTGGCTACGTCAGAAAGCACCAGCGAGCAGCAGTCATTACTAATGCCAGTAATGCCATTACTAATGCATGTTTCCTTCAATGGGAAATTGTCACACAGATACAGGTGGGAGATTTTTCTCAAATGTTTATCTGATAAAGTTGGCCTTCCAGCTCTGAGTTTCCGTTAGAATCGGGCTATTGCAGTTGGGCCTAATTGCTATTTCTGATTTTGAAAACCTTCCTCTAAAGGTCTAAAAAGATGCAGAATAATAGGAGTGTTGAGAGGACAATCCTGCAGCATTTCACTGCTCTAGGGGTTTAAAAACCATGTACTGCATAATGCGTGTAGTCCTCAGTCACAGATTTGTCAGGTGGTTGCTGTGACGTTTGTTTGTGAAGAAGGATTTTGAAACCTTTTTGAAAACGACccgtgtaaagaaatggactttactgacataatcgaagaatgtgctgccaagaGAGCTAGACAGGGataatagacttaaatacaaatgaaagtgtttaattattaatgcagaattgtgtttacgaatgaattacaatatcattaaaataaaaattatccaactaaattaagtttctatcaaatttataTGAAAATACCCTACAATTTGcacatttgacgccttttttctattttttcttctaAGGGGGGCCTGCaatattgtgctgccctgggccctgcaaaactcatCCACCCTGACCCAGGCAATTAGCTTGATTGCCCTGATTGCTTCTGGCCAGGTCCCAGTTACAGAGCGGTAACAGAGGAAGGGAGATGCTGGattctgtgcagtgaggtgcagaCGAGGGGCaggagtttgtttggggtgtccctGACTCACTTGTCATCCTGTCTGGCTGGGttaggggggtggggaggaagcaggctgcatgggggggagTGAGTCTGTGCCAGGAGGACTATTTGCATGATCACATCACACAGAGTTTACAGAGCGGTTAATGGCTTACCGGGCACAGGGGAAGATTCTTTTCAGAGAAGTTTTTGGAGCGTTGCCGAGATCTAAAAGAATTTTTTAACTCCTGTGTGACTCATTAATACCCGGCTGATTGCATTGAGGCCGGATCTGTGCTACacggtagagttctggctcttctgAGTCCCAAGTAGCAAGTCCTGGGCGTGATGCTCGTGTTGTAGCATGAACCCGCATCTGCAAGTTCTTTGGAACATGCCTCTGTCTACAGCCCCTGAAGCCCGGTGtgaatttgttctggggcttctttgagttggtgacactcacaaggtgaaagtttcaaaccaggagaaccTGTTTCTGTTTTGACAGGTCTGTGTCACTTGCTCTTGTGAAGCAGGGAACCTAAACAGCCCCCAGAGAAACTGTGTACGCCggagtgaatgccttttactctcttTTCCACTGTCAGTGTTAGagaaaagaagcaatggtctggtagcactttacagactaacaacacatgtagcTGGTGtcatgagctgtcgtgggcacagcccacttcttcagacgatcCACGCGtgttgttagtctacaaagtgctaccagaccattggttggttttttctgtacagactaactcagctgccccCTGACGTACGTTAGGAGAAAGCCTTGCTTTCCTATGCAGAGCCCCGGGGCTGGACGAAGGAGGCAGCCCAGCGGCAATACAAGACTTCGAGCATTGTTGAAACTTTCGCTGAGTTTGTTAAAATTGTAACCCCCTCTGGATTCTCACAGGTTTACAAGAAGCTGTTTTGTTAAACCTTGTTGTCTCTGCTCGCTCTTTCCTTATCTCACCCCGGACCCTCCGCCCCCCCGCGGCTCCATATCCTTGTGCAAAGACCCGTCCCTTCTTGAGCAAAGAACCAATAAACTAATTGTAGCTGGTATAACGATGTGTGagacttaaaaacaacaaatgctttATGGactaacactttatagactaacagcacATGGAGATGGTACCAGGAGctgtcgtgggcacagcccccttcttcagataaGACTTGTACTGTTGATAGTTCTTTGGAAGCTGCTGTCCAGCCCTCCCCAATGCATTGCAAATAAACCTGATTAGTATCGTCTGTGTGGCTGAATACTCGGGAAAAGAACTCCTCTGCTTCCCAAGTAAATATTGTGTTACTATTTGCAAGGACAGCCTGGCTATTTCTGGTTGCCCCATAGATTTCTTCACCTGGTTTGTGAGTCTTACTGTAAATACTCTGCTTCGCAGGGTGCAGCAGAGGGTCAGGAGGGAATTTTTAGTTTCAGGTGTCCCCCAAGACAAGCTATGGAGCAAACAGCCAAGGCCACAAGAAGAAAGCAGATGGGTAAGAGAAGAACAGAAGGAGCCGGTTGTGTTGCCAGCAAAGAGCAGAAGGCAGAAGTGGATGGATAAATGACGGTTTCAGCAGGAGAAGCAAAGCTGTCTCAGTTCAGGTAAGTCATAGGGACTTATGCCAGGTAATATTTTAATTAGGGGTTGAGAAGAAACAAACGGGTAGACGGAGACCTGGTCTATTCTGCGAACGTATCAGTATAACTATGTCTTGGAGATTGTGTTCACCTGTCTGTCTCACGGCCGTTTGTGTCTCTGTGTGAGTCCATTTGCTCCAGAACTTGCAACAGGAGGAGCTGGGACCATCAGgctgggatgcagcttcctcttctcctaacaggggcagggcttggctgtGCCAGGAGAACGGGcagtgcccagaatgggattgtTCCCCGTCACACGGAAAGGAGGGGGCGGTTCAGAGAACACTTATACCGCAGCCTGACCACTGGGGGCGGCCCCCCTGGAGGAGAGTGGCCAGCCTGGTTCCAGCCCCCTCGGTAAGCGTCCAGTGACCAGCCTTCCGCCCATCCCCAATCACACAACCAGATGGTCACTGCTTTGCAAGGAGCAGGTTTAATGCGGGTTAGAGAGCCCAGAGGAcgggagcaagagggggaaatAATTCAGAAAATGAAGAAACCCACAACAAATATCAGCGAATTCCAATGAAGGGAAGGATTTGCCAATATTAGACCAAGTCCACAATGGTAGAAAGGTAAAATGGGGTTTAgctgcagcagagggtgggtgggaaggggccgctatactgtataatgggcactagggggcagcagagggtgggggaggggcggctatactgtataatgggcactagggggcagcagagggtgggtggggaaggggcggctatactgtataatgggcactagggggcagcagagggtgggagggggaggggcggctatactgtataatggcactagggggcagcagagggtgggttggggagggggggctatactgtataatgggcactagggggcagcagagggtgggcggggaaggggcggctatactgtataatgggcactagggggcagcagagggtgggtggggaaggggcggctatactgtataatgggcactagagggcagcagagggtgggttggggaggggggctatactgtataatgggcactagggggcagcagagggtgggcggggaaggggcggctatactgtataatgggcactagggggcagcagagggtgggtggggaaggggcggctatactgtataatgggcactagggggcagcagagggtggggtggggaaggggcggctatactgtataatgggcactagagggcagcagagggtgggtggggaaggggcggctatactgtataatgggcactagggggcagcagagggtgggtggggaaggggcggctatactgtataatgggcactagggggcagcagagggtgggcggggaaggggcggctatactgtataatgggcactagggggcagcagagggtggggggaaggggcggctatactgtataatgggcactagggggcagcagagggtagggcggggaaggggcggctatactgtataatgggcactagggggcagcagagggtggggaaggggcggctatactgtataatgggcactgggggcagcagagggtggggaaggggcggctatactgtataatgggcactagggggcagcagagggtgggtgggggaggggcggctatactgtataatgggcactagggggccgcagagggtgggtggggaaggggcggctatactgtataatgggcactagggggccgcagagggtgggtggggaaggggcggctatactgtataatgggcactagggggcagcagagggtgggtggggaaggggcggctatactgtataatgggcactagggggcagcagagggtgggtggggaaggggcggctatactgtataatgggcactagggggcagcagagggtggagcgggggaggggcggctatactgtataatgggcactaggggcagcagagggtggagcgggggaggggcggctatactgtataatgggcactagggggcagcagagggtggagcgggggaggggcggctatactgtataatgggcactagggggcagcagagggtggggtggggaggggcggctatactgtataatgggcactagggggcagcagagggtgggttggggaggggcggctatactgtataatgggcactagggggcagcagagggtgggcggggaaggggcggctatactgtataatgggcactagggggcagcagagggtgggcggggaaggggcggctatactgtataatgggcactagggggcagcagagggtgggttggggaggggcggctatactgtataatgggcactagggggcagcagagggtgggtggggaaggggcggctatactgtataatgggcactagggggcagcagagggtgggtggggaaggggcggctatactgtataatgggcactagggggcagcagagggtgggtggggaaggggcggctatactgtataatgggcactagggggcagcagagggtgggttggggaggggcggctatactgtataatgggcactaggggggcagaggatggggcggggaggggcggctatactgtataatgggcactagggggcagcagagggtgggtgagggaaggggcggctatactgtataatgggcactagggggcagcagagggtgggcggggaaggggcggctatactgtataatgggcactagggggcagcagagggtggggggtaggggcggctatactgtataatgggcactagggggcagcagagggtgggagggggaggggcttctATACTGCGTACTGGGCCCTAGGGCAGCAGTCCTACAGGGGGGGCTGTTCTGTGTCCTAGGAGGAAACCTCTGGGCGCGGTGCCCGTTCTGCCGCCCGAGGGCTCACTCTGGGGCTCGGGCGGCGCCTCCTTTATGCTGCTACGATCCAGTTCTCGTCGAagtgctcgggccggccctgcccgtCACAGGCGATGACGATGGTCCGGGCGCCGTGGGTCGCCCTGTACTCGCAGTTGTTGGGGGGGGATCCTCCGCTTAACGTGCAGGTGGTGACCGAGAGTGGTCCCCGGCtgcggcgcatgcgctgcccggcTGGGGTGACGTAGTCCTCGCCCCCATGGGGGGTGCACACGGCTTTGATGCTGTTGATGTTGTCGTGGATGAAGGTGTTGGTCTCCTTGCAGTCTTTGGGCCCCGGTCTGGCGTCCGGTTTTCGCAGGCCGTTTATGCTGCGCATCTTGCGGTTGCAGTACCTGGCGTTATGACCCGTTGGACTGGGATCGTAGTGCTGGTTCAGGAAGTGCTTGTACCGGTCTGGGTCCCGCTCTCGGCCGGCGGAGGCTCCCGCGAGCAGCAGCGCcgtcagcagcagcaggggggcggCTCTCAGCCCCATGGCGTCTGCCGGAGGGTCCTGTGACACAGGGAGAGACCTCAGAGCTGCTGTGGGGACTCTGGGGCTGCGGGGAGCCATTGAACCAGGCCGGgccagagtttgcagggcccCAGGCCGTGCGGAGCGGCTCGGggtggggccgggagctgggcagcgcgGGGCTCAAGGGAACCGCCACGTTGGCTTTGCCCAAAGGCCGGGCCTGCTCTGAGCCGCACGGTGTGGAATGGAAACCGCGCCagccccaagcccctgcctgagCCCTGAGACCCCAGACGcctgcagctccctcctccacctcaccccccccaaccagagcctgccctgccggccagagtcctcaccccccccccccaaccagagcctgccctgccggccagagtcctcaccccccccccccaaccagagcctgccctgccggccagagtcctcaccccccccccccccaaccagagcctgccctgccggccagagtcctcacccccccccccccaaccagagcctgccctgccggccagagtcctcacccctccccaaccagagcctgccctgccggccagagtcctcacccccccccaaccagagcctgccctGCCGGCCAGAGTCCTCACCCCACCTCCCCGCTCCGGCCGGCAGCCCCCTCCTACTCCCTGAACCCTCATTTCTCGGGGAGCAGGCAGGCGGCCCCCGCTCCCCCACGGGCTAGCACCTGGCTTCTGACCACGGCCCGGCCCGGAGCGTCCGGCAGCGAGTCCTGACTGGGGCAGTTACAGCCTGAAACACGAGAGTCGTCCAGTTCCGGGTTCTCACGGTCCGAGATTTAGGGACGCCCAGCGCCTGGGGTCTCTTATTGGGCCACCCCAGCCTGTCGCCGTGAGGGGCCGAACCACAGCAACTCGCCTTggcagagcggccagactgggtgagaccaacggcccgtccagcccaggggcctgtctgccgggggccccagagggagggaacacaacaggggaTCCCCGCATCATCCCTCCCCTGCTACTCACCTccacacaaacagaggccagggccaccaacccttcccatcctggctaatgagcATCGagggacctaaccaccatgaatccgtctagctcttctttgaaccctgttaaagtcctggacttcaccacatcctctggcgaggagttccacaggttgactgtgcgctgggtgaagaaaaacctcctttggtttgctttaaacctgctgcctgttcattccctttgccAACCcctgttcttatattgtgggaataaataaagaacttttccgtattcactgtctccacagcactcatgattATATTgccctctgtcctatccccctaactggtctgcactagggactTATTTCAATGTAATAAAGGAAGCAGCCACACTCCCAAGGCCACTGCTTCAAGGAAACAGGCTGGTAGTTTAGAAAGCTGAACTCTTGCTCCCCTCGTGGACTCACGCTCATTTCGAAATCGTTCTTGCCAGCGCGGAGGCTCCCTCGCTGCTCTCTCCCCAcgacgactccccagagtcagtGAAACCCACCGCTCCTCGGCATGGCCTGGGCTCTGCTCGGAGGTAGCATGTCCTCACGGACATGAGGCCGGCCGGATGTGACACACCCTGAGCTTGGAGCCTCCCTCCCCTAAGGCCTGGCCCAGGCAACCTGCCCAGTGCTGAGACCCTCTGCAGCCCGCGGGGAAGAGCCCAGCCGCTGGgaacacctgccccagggctcagCCCAGCCCTCCGCTCCCTCTTCCAGGTGACATGATCTGTCCTGAgcccctgctctagccactagaccccactgcccttccagagccagggacagacccaggattcctggctcccagcctcctgctctaaccactagaccccactgccctcccagagccagggacagacccaggattcctggctcccagcctcctgctctaaccactagactctactccctcctcagagccagggacagacccaggcatcctggctcccagctgctccgGCTTTAGCCACTATCTCTCAGGAGAGCAGCAGGTGACCCGCACGGCGACTATTGGGGACCCCGCTGACCCCCGCAGGGTCGGTCACTCACCaagtgcagggctgggctctggccGGAGAAgcggctgtggggccctgcagaGGCGGAAGCGtctgagcctcctcctgctccggggcCGGTTATATGGGGCCGGGCCGGGTCATCGGCCAGCAGGATACAGGATCTGGCACCCggcctgcagagccagagaactaggaactgggggcggaggagcgaaccaggtgggggttgggggacGCCTCCCCCCAAGGCCTGGGGCTAaaagggggggcagccccaggcctggGTGTCCGGAGAAGGAGCCGGGCTGCTGGATTCGCCCTCCCAGCCGGAGGCTGCAGCGAGTGTCCTGGCCGGGCCCCCCCGGGGAGACGTGACGCTGCGGTTCGGAGTCGGGCAAACGCGCCCCCATCTCCCCAGGTGGCTTCCCgcagtcggggggggggcagagcccccggGAGACATGAGCCGCTCCCGCCTGGGGCGCTGGGATTGCCCCTAGCCCAGGGCTGGCCCCTGTCCACAcccgcagcccagcccagagccggGGCAGAGCCACACGCCCCCAGGGCCCGGCTGAGCGTGTCCAGCGCAGCGCGGTCGGCAACGGGCCGGCTGCTTCCTAGCGCCCCCAGGGACACACGGGCCCTCGGCCGCGGCCTCCTTCCCCGCCGGCAGAGTCAGGCCCCTGCGCGCCCGGCCACGCGGGTCTCGCCCACGTCCTGGTGCAGTTCCCCGAGACGCGGCGTTTGGGGAGCGGCCAGCGAGCCCCGCGGGGATCCCCACTGAGCAGAGTCTGGCTGGAGAGACGGGAGTCGCAGGGCGTCAGTGCCACCCGGCTGCTGTGCGCCCGGGCGTGGGCCGGCTGCA
The window above is part of the Pelodiscus sinensis isolate JC-2024 unplaced genomic scaffold, ASM4963464v1 ctg48, whole genome shotgun sequence genome. Proteins encoded here:
- the LOC102450211 gene encoding angiogenin-2-like isoform X1: MSDPPADAMGLRAAPLLLLTALLLAGASAGRERDPDRYKHFLNQHYDPSPTGHNARYCNRKMRSINGLRKPDARPGPKDCKETNTFIHDNINSIKAVCTPHGGEDYVTPAGQRMRRSRGPLSVTTCTLSGGSPPNNCEYRATHGARTIVIACDGQGRPEHFDENWIVAA
- the LOC102450211 gene encoding angiogenin-2-like isoform X2 → MGLRAAPLLLLTALLLAGASAGRERDPDRYKHFLNQHYDPSPTGHNARYCNRKMRSINGLRKPDARPGPKDCKETNTFIHDNINSIKAVCTPHGGEDYVTPAGQRMRRSRGPLSVTTCTLSGGSPPNNCEYRATHGARTIVIACDGQGRPEHFDENWIVAA